One Belonocnema kinseyi isolate 2016_QV_RU_SX_M_011 chromosome 6, B_treatae_v1, whole genome shotgun sequence genomic region harbors:
- the LOC117175504 gene encoding uncharacterized protein LOC117175504, whose protein sequence is MQNKKVRQQQSASVSGFFEEPPLFPNGLRAHLATNSEGRLALRSGVNLDHTSRTHLVRSVVEYLFKYFSCKNKINSQILQKAAAEIVLEYLNEKTSVYFVPGKPKKKHSSRTLSSGKLFNRYRKVLRKLGGLVVEHDSDYVPNVENVEGMFPEKNKFYELRGSDHGTQGGLSGV, encoded by the exons atgcAGAATAAAAAAGTAAGACAGCAACAATCTGCGTCGGTATCAGGCTTCTTTGAGGAACCGCCACTTTTCCCGAAC ggTCTGCGAGCACACCTTGCAACCAACTCAGAAGGCCGACTTGCCTTAAGATCGGGTGTAAACTTGGACCACACTTCCCGCACCCATTTGGTAAGATCTGTGGTCGAGTATTTGTTCAAATACTTCTCATGTAAGAACAA AATAAACTCACAAATCCTCCAAAAAGCAGCGGCGGAAATTGTACTAGAATACCTGAACGAAAAGACTTCGGTGTATTTTGTGCCCGGAAAACCGAAGAAGAAACACAGTAGCAGAACATTAAGCAGCGGAAAGCTATTCAATAGGTACCGGAAAGTACTAAGAAAACTTGGTGGCTTAGTCGTCGAACACGATTCCGATTATGTACCAAATGTTGAGAATGTAGAAGGTATGTTcccagaaaaaaacaaattttatgaattacgGGGCTCAGATC acggAACCCAAGGAGGACTCAGCGGAGTGTAA
- the LOC117174667 gene encoding protein singles bar: MVKSNSGPIIRMAPASMGTHGAGGIECCFCRCCTCIHIVFLKTLPGVIKILETVIGGFIQSLLINYGLRHSATIGTAFEGALTTSSACFFTSSVLLACYFISEKSYRLIRASLFEMMFNAMACFFYLSSASFLAISTKMFLMAQYYILPGFEVYPAMTAAYMLSGVVGVLHGADAYFSYLHYKNTR; the protein is encoded by the exons ATGGTAAAAAGCAACTCAGGTCCAATAATCAGGATGGCGCCTGCCAGCATGGGCACCCATGGTGCTGGGGGTATAGAATGTTGCTTTTGCAGATGTTGCACTTGCATCCACATTGTATTTTTGAAAACCTTACCGGGTGTCATCAAAATCTTGGAAACG gtgaTAGGTGGATTTATTCAGAGTTTATTAATCAATTATGGACTGAGACATAGTGCAACTATTGGCACTGCTTTTGAAGGTGCCTTAACAACATCATCTGCCTGTTTTTTCACTTCATCTGTACTTTTGGCAtgttattttatttctgaaaaatcctATAGGCTCATCCGAGCATCTCTTTTT gAAATGATGTTCAATGCCATGGCTTGTTTTTTCTACTTAAGTTCTGCTTCTTTCTTAGCAATTTCTACGAAAATGTTTCTGATGGCTCAATACTATATTTTGCCAGGATTCGAAGTTTATCCCGCAATGACAGCCGCATAC ATGTTGAGCGGAGTTGTAGGAGTGCTACATGGCGCAGACGCATATTTTTCGTATCTTCATTATAAGAACACTAGATGA